In Granulicella tundricola MP5ACTX9, a single genomic region encodes these proteins:
- a CDS encoding sugar phosphate isomerase/epimerase family protein yields MTSLTRRNFLAGTAAAAATLASPLRAFAAGSSFKIGVISDEISQDFDHACYVIAKDLGLHYVELREIWGKNLQVVSDAQIAEAQKILAKYSLQVTDISSPLYKVNWPGAPVSQYGSKEDLHGAAETTFKQQDEVLERSISLAKQFKTNKVRCFDFWRIDDVKPYRKAIDAKLQESAEKCAQQNIMLVLENEFACNTATGRESGTTLAGVSAKNFALNWDPGNAVMRGELDAFPNGWNAIPKERIHHCHVKNAVKDATGKIVWSPVDIGYVDWAAQFRAMKKIGYSDAVNLETHWKGGGTPEASTRTSWAGMKKNLQQADAI; encoded by the coding sequence ATGACCAGTCTCACCAGGCGCAACTTCCTCGCCGGCACCGCTGCCGCTGCCGCCACGCTCGCCTCTCCACTGCGCGCCTTCGCCGCAGGCTCCTCGTTCAAGATCGGCGTCATCTCCGACGAAATCTCCCAGGACTTCGATCACGCCTGCTACGTCATCGCCAAGGACCTCGGCCTTCACTATGTGGAGCTGCGTGAGATCTGGGGAAAGAACCTGCAGGTCGTCTCCGATGCCCAGATCGCCGAAGCCCAGAAGATCCTCGCCAAGTACAGCCTGCAGGTGACCGATATCAGCAGCCCGCTCTACAAGGTCAACTGGCCCGGCGCACCCGTCTCTCAGTACGGCTCCAAGGAAGACCTCCACGGCGCAGCCGAGACCACCTTCAAGCAGCAGGATGAAGTCCTTGAGCGTTCCATCTCCCTCGCCAAACAGTTCAAGACCAACAAGGTCCGCTGCTTCGACTTCTGGCGCATCGACGACGTAAAACCCTACCGCAAGGCCATCGACGCCAAGCTTCAGGAGTCCGCGGAAAAATGCGCCCAGCAGAACATCATGCTCGTCCTTGAAAACGAGTTCGCCTGCAACACCGCCACCGGCCGCGAGTCCGGAACCACCCTCGCGGGCGTCAGCGCCAAGAACTTCGCTCTCAACTGGGACCCGGGCAACGCCGTCATGCGCGGCGAACTCGACGCCTTCCCCAACGGCTGGAACGCCATCCCCAAGGAACGCATCCACCACTGCCACGTCAAGAACGCCGTCAAGGACGCCACCGGCAAAATCGTCTGGTCTCCCGTCGATATCGGCTACGTCGATTGGGCCGCCCAGTTCCGCGCCATGAAGAAGATCGGTTACTCGGACGCCGTCAACCTGGAAACTCACTGGAAGGGCGGCGGCACCCCGGAAGCATCCACCCGCACCAGTTGGGCTGGCATGAAGAAAAATCTGCAGCAGGCCGACGCAATCTAG
- a CDS encoding cupin domain-containing protein produces MNNPSRRDLCVALAALASVGTASAETQPTSAPETGPRLLHSELFPFDKLIAKPSANGGASRAVVHGTLATGEFVEVHETTLPPGQMPHPPHRHTHSEFLLIREGKLQVDSDGQRGVIEAGGVIFTASGVLHGLKNIGDVPANYFVVAVGLQKALP; encoded by the coding sequence ATGAACAATCCAAGTAGAAGAGACCTCTGCGTAGCGCTCGCCGCCCTCGCATCAGTCGGCACGGCATCCGCCGAAACCCAGCCCACGTCCGCCCCTGAAACTGGCCCGCGCCTCCTGCACTCTGAGCTCTTCCCTTTTGACAAGCTCATTGCCAAGCCCTCCGCCAACGGAGGCGCAAGCCGCGCCGTCGTTCACGGCACCCTGGCCACGGGAGAGTTCGTCGAGGTCCACGAAACCACCTTGCCCCCAGGCCAGATGCCGCACCCACCGCATCGCCATACCCACTCGGAGTTCCTCCTCATCCGTGAAGGCAAGCTCCAGGTCGATAGCGACGGCCAGCGCGGCGTCATTGAAGCCGGCGGCGTCATCTTCACCGCATCCGGCGTCCTCCACGGCCTCAAGAACATTGGAGACGTGCCCGCAAACTACTTCGTCGTCGCAGTCGGCCTCCAGAAAGCCCTCCCCTGA
- a CDS encoding sugar phosphate isomerase/epimerase family protein, with protein MSSTSTRRNFLASSALAAVTCAVAPTLPAMAEPAVHDGTPSPIKLGLASYTFRNFTRAQMIGYMKQLNVSDLNVKDIKDHLPTDPTLEAAAVSDYTAAGIKLHAAGAIYFPKDEDDDIRAKFEYCKRAGIKVIVAGDPTPASLPRVEKFVKEYDIKLAIHNHGPEDKLWQSPLDILKLIKNMDPRIGCCIDVGHTERAGTDPIKAIHEVGPRLFNMHIKDLTDLGVKESQVAVGDGKIPIRGIFEALIATKYQGFVDLEYEVHGDDPMPGVIGSFAYMRGALAGMGYSRPA; from the coding sequence ATGAGTTCCACCAGTACCCGCCGCAACTTCCTCGCTTCAAGCGCCCTGGCAGCAGTCACCTGCGCCGTCGCTCCCACTCTCCCAGCCATGGCCGAGCCCGCCGTTCACGACGGCACTCCCTCGCCCATCAAGCTCGGCCTGGCCAGCTACACCTTCCGCAACTTCACCCGCGCCCAGATGATCGGCTACATGAAGCAGTTGAACGTCTCGGACCTCAACGTCAAGGACATCAAGGACCACCTCCCCACCGATCCCACCCTTGAAGCAGCCGCCGTCTCCGACTACACCGCCGCCGGCATCAAGCTCCACGCCGCCGGCGCCATCTACTTCCCCAAGGATGAAGACGACGACATCCGCGCCAAGTTCGAGTACTGCAAACGTGCCGGCATCAAGGTCATCGTCGCAGGCGACCCCACCCCGGCCAGCCTCCCGCGCGTTGAGAAGTTCGTCAAGGAATACGACATCAAGCTCGCCATCCACAATCACGGCCCGGAAGACAAGCTCTGGCAGTCGCCGCTGGATATCCTCAAGCTCATCAAGAACATGGACCCCCGCATCGGCTGCTGCATCGACGTCGGCCACACCGAACGCGCCGGCACGGACCCCATCAAGGCCATTCACGAAGTTGGCCCACGCCTCTTCAACATGCACATCAAGGACCTCACAGACCTTGGCGTCAAGGAGAGCCAGGTCGCCGTCGGCGATGGCAAGATCCCCATCCGCGGCATCTTTGAAGCCCTCATCGCTACCAAGTACCAGGGCTTCGTCGATCTGGAGTACGAGGTCCACGGTGACGATCCCATGCCCGGCGTCATCGGCAGCTTCGCGTACATGCGCGGCGCGCTGGCCGGTATGGGCTACTCCCGCCCCGCCTGA
- a CDS encoding Gfo/Idh/MocA family protein, which translates to MITRREFLEKATTSTAALAVASTAKSYAQIMGSNDRLNFAVIGLNSRAYAHLSALKANKAKARITHVCDVDSVTLKKFAGATEQMMGTAPATDKDFRHILALKEIDAITIATPDHWHAPMAIAGLQAGKHVYVEKPCSHNPAEGALLVQAQQKYGKLVQMGTQQRSSPHTIEIVDKIHNGLIGHAYFAKAWYSNVRKSIGTGKEVPVPAQLDWDLWQGPAPRQPYKDNLQPYNWHWFRTYGTGETLNNGTHEVDVCRWALGVDFPERITSSGGRYHFKDDWQFYDTLVTSFTYPDKMISWEGKCCEGMKYYNRDRGSVIMGTTGSVLVDRDGYEIYDLKGNKTSEFKVGQKTSSADLVGADSMTDAHFANFIAGVQKGEKLNAPIAVGNVAVTMLQLSNVAWEMNRELKLDPANAHIQADSEAMKLWGRDYEKGWAPHL; encoded by the coding sequence ATGATCACACGTCGTGAGTTTCTGGAGAAAGCAACAACTAGTACGGCTGCACTCGCCGTGGCATCGACAGCCAAAAGCTACGCACAGATTATGGGGTCGAACGATCGCCTGAACTTCGCGGTCATCGGCCTCAACAGCCGGGCCTACGCCCACCTGTCCGCCTTGAAGGCCAACAAGGCAAAGGCACGCATCACGCATGTATGTGACGTCGATAGCGTCACCCTGAAGAAGTTCGCAGGCGCCACGGAGCAGATGATGGGCACCGCTCCCGCCACGGACAAAGACTTCCGCCACATCCTCGCGCTCAAAGAGATCGACGCCATCACCATCGCCACGCCGGACCACTGGCATGCTCCCATGGCCATCGCCGGCCTCCAGGCGGGCAAGCACGTCTACGTGGAGAAACCCTGCAGCCATAACCCGGCAGAGGGCGCACTGCTCGTCCAGGCCCAGCAGAAGTATGGCAAGCTCGTCCAGATGGGGACGCAGCAGCGCTCCTCGCCCCACACCATTGAGATCGTGGACAAGATCCACAACGGCCTCATCGGCCACGCCTACTTCGCCAAAGCCTGGTACAGCAACGTGCGCAAATCGATCGGCACAGGCAAGGAAGTTCCTGTGCCAGCGCAGCTTGACTGGGATCTATGGCAGGGACCCGCACCGCGCCAACCCTATAAGGACAACCTCCAGCCTTACAACTGGCACTGGTTCCGCACCTACGGCACCGGCGAAACGCTCAACAACGGAACCCATGAAGTGGACGTCTGCCGCTGGGCTCTCGGCGTCGATTTCCCGGAGCGCATCACCTCCAGCGGAGGCCGCTACCACTTCAAGGACGACTGGCAGTTTTACGACACGCTCGTCACCAGCTTCACCTACCCGGACAAGATGATCTCCTGGGAAGGCAAATGCTGTGAGGGCATGAAGTACTACAACCGCGACCGTGGCTCGGTCATCATGGGCACCACGGGCTCAGTCCTCGTTGATCGTGACGGCTACGAGATCTACGACCTCAAAGGCAATAAGACCAGCGAGTTCAAGGTAGGCCAGAAGACCTCCTCCGCCGATCTCGTCGGCGCGGACTCCATGACCGACGCCCACTTCGCCAACTTCATCGCAGGCGTGCAGAAGGGCGAGAAGCTCAACGCACCCATCGCCGTCGGCAACGTCGCCGTGACCATGCTCCAGCTCTCGAACGTCGCCTGGGAGATGAATCGCGAACTCAAGCTCGATCCCGCAAACGCCCACATCCAGGCAGACTCCGAGGCCATGAAGCTCTGGGGCCGCGACTACGAAAAAGGTTGGGCGCCGCACCTCTAA
- a CDS encoding YncE family protein has protein sequence MKIASSSRLLTLIACLAMMQPLWAQAHTEASAHGTLLVVNQADHNVSFLPASSGAASAVDVGGITGHELALTPDGRTAFIPIYGNSGVGKPGTDGQTMTVVSVPSHKVIGSVDFGHPVRPHCAIFDKKRNLLYVTTELDKAITVIDPKSLKIVGTIPTGQEQSHMLTISHDGRFGYTANVGPGTVSVLDLNTRKTVKIIPISAQTQRISISADDRKVFTADQTKPQLAVIDTATNTLQSWIPLPEIAYGTAPTPDGHWLLAALRPTNQVAVIDLKTMKVTTTIDVPKTPTEILIRPDGKAAYVSCGGKVAVIDLATWKVQSILQAGAGADGLAWAQ, from the coding sequence ATGAAAATCGCCTCCTCTTCGCGACTCCTGACCCTCATCGCCTGCCTTGCCATGATGCAACCTCTTTGGGCTCAAGCTCATACCGAGGCAAGCGCCCATGGCACCCTGCTCGTCGTCAATCAGGCAGACCACAACGTCAGCTTTTTGCCAGCCTCTTCCGGCGCGGCTTCAGCAGTGGACGTGGGCGGTATAACCGGCCACGAACTCGCCCTCACCCCGGACGGCCGCACCGCCTTCATCCCCATCTACGGCAACTCCGGCGTAGGCAAACCCGGCACGGACGGCCAGACGATGACGGTCGTCTCCGTCCCCTCCCACAAGGTCATCGGCTCCGTGGACTTCGGCCACCCCGTCCGCCCTCACTGCGCCATCTTCGACAAAAAACGCAACCTCCTCTACGTCACCACTGAACTGGACAAGGCCATCACCGTCATTGACCCGAAGTCGTTGAAAATAGTAGGCACCATCCCCACGGGCCAGGAGCAATCCCACATGCTCACCATCTCGCATGACGGCCGCTTCGGCTATACCGCGAACGTCGGTCCCGGCACCGTCTCGGTCCTTGACCTCAACACCCGCAAGACCGTCAAGATCATCCCCATCTCTGCCCAAACCCAGCGCATCTCCATCTCCGCGGACGACCGCAAGGTCTTCACCGCGGACCAAACCAAACCTCAACTCGCAGTCATCGACACGGCCACCAACACGCTGCAAAGCTGGATTCCGCTGCCGGAGATCGCCTACGGAACCGCACCCACCCCCGACGGTCATTGGCTCCTGGCGGCCCTGCGCCCAACCAACCAGGTCGCCGTAATCGACCTGAAGACCATGAAGGTCACCACCACCATCGACGTCCCCAAGACCCCGACCGAGATCCTCATCCGTCCCGACGGCAAGGCAGCGTACGTCTCCTGCGGCGGCAAAGTCGCCGTCATCGATCTCGCCACCTGGAAGGTCCAGTCCATCCTGCAGGCAGGAGCCGGAGCGGACGGCCTCGCCTGGGCGCAATAA
- a CDS encoding Dyp-type peroxidase produces MSKLNATDIQGFVLRGYNLPLARYYFLHFEDSVRARALLLKLLPKITTGQTWDGGKPQSTLNIAFTHPGLAAFDLPDATLLSFPVEFQQGMKKRAAILNDTGRNAPERWDECWTEGLVHAWVAVNAMTPAALASGHAELIGLLEEVGGATILATQDAAAAVAGGKPTTKEHFGYTDGFGNPDYLGVERSVQPGQGKLMPDGSWAPLATGELLLGYADEAGELPVAPVPHLLASNGTFMIYRKLHQNVATFRKFLADEAGRYGAGDDYSKEKLAAKLIGRWRDGTPIELSPDGPDFALTQDPNRSTNFTYGGDADGTRCPMGAHIRRVHPRDAFGFEGRLVHRRRITRRGLPYGRFAGENEPVADTDDRGVVFMALNASISRQFEFVQQQWIEYGNDAHLGNDKDPLMGNHDGSGRFMVQGDSSKSNPPHLCRHLPQFVELRGGDYFFLPSITALGMLAMGLVDPR; encoded by the coding sequence ATGAGTAAGTTGAACGCGACCGACATCCAGGGCTTCGTGCTGCGTGGATATAACCTTCCGCTGGCTCGTTACTATTTTCTCCACTTTGAGGACTCTGTACGAGCTCGTGCGCTGCTGTTGAAGCTGCTGCCGAAGATCACCACGGGCCAGACGTGGGACGGTGGCAAGCCGCAGAGCACGCTCAACATTGCGTTTACTCATCCCGGACTGGCAGCGTTCGATCTGCCTGACGCCACGCTGCTGAGCTTTCCGGTGGAGTTCCAGCAAGGCATGAAGAAGCGTGCCGCCATCCTGAACGATACCGGACGCAATGCGCCGGAGCGGTGGGACGAGTGCTGGACGGAAGGCCTCGTTCACGCGTGGGTCGCGGTAAATGCGATGACGCCGGCGGCACTGGCCTCTGGGCATGCGGAGTTGATCGGGTTGCTGGAGGAGGTGGGCGGTGCCACGATACTGGCGACGCAGGATGCCGCGGCTGCCGTGGCCGGTGGGAAGCCTACGACGAAAGAACATTTCGGGTACACGGACGGCTTTGGCAATCCGGATTACCTGGGGGTGGAGCGCTCCGTGCAGCCTGGGCAGGGTAAGCTGATGCCGGATGGAAGCTGGGCGCCGCTTGCCACGGGAGAGCTGCTGCTGGGCTATGCGGATGAGGCTGGTGAGCTGCCGGTCGCGCCTGTGCCTCACCTGCTGGCGAGCAATGGCACGTTCATGATTTATCGCAAGCTACATCAGAACGTGGCGACCTTCCGCAAGTTCCTGGCGGACGAGGCCGGGCGCTATGGGGCCGGGGATGACTATTCCAAAGAGAAGCTGGCCGCCAAGCTGATCGGCCGTTGGCGTGACGGGACGCCGATAGAGCTTTCGCCTGACGGACCTGACTTTGCGCTGACCCAGGACCCGAACCGCAGTACCAACTTCACGTACGGCGGGGATGCAGACGGTACCCGTTGTCCGATGGGTGCGCACATTCGGCGCGTGCATCCGCGGGACGCGTTCGGGTTTGAAGGCAGGCTGGTGCATCGCCGCAGGATCACGCGGAGGGGACTGCCCTACGGCAGGTTTGCTGGCGAGAATGAGCCGGTGGCCGACACCGACGATCGCGGCGTCGTCTTCATGGCGCTCAACGCCAGCATCTCGCGGCAGTTCGAGTTCGTTCAGCAGCAGTGGATCGAATATGGGAACGACGCGCATCTGGGCAACGACAAAGACCCTCTGATGGGCAATCATGACGGCAGCGGTCGCTTCATGGTTCAGGGCGACAGCAGCAAGAGCAATCCTCCGCATTTGTGCCGTCATCTGCCCCAGTTCGTCGAACTGCGCGGCGGGGATTACTTCTTCCTGCCCAGCATCACGGCGTTGGGCATGCTGGCGATGGGCCTTGTCGATCCGCGTTAG
- a CDS encoding TonB-dependent receptor has translation MAQSSQVAGTVKDPERSLVGSAVVTLEEMQSGRLQKTVTDASGQYSFSAVTAGKYRLVIKKDGFAPIVIAPLTVAEGQSVNQDGTFDVAGVSSQVTVNGNATGSSEDGYAVSKVNRGVMGDAPVVNQPYTITVIPADEIANTQVKNLRDTIKYLPLVSFTEQQGPEILRPATRGVQGSIAQNTRMDGMSIAITGGNPMEQYQEMQVESGLGAAMYGPANPSGMFDFVLKRPTEERTANIFLEQDSSSIGTVYGDFGGRLGPHKIFGYRSNLLFGDGTQFVAESRLRRRLAEFAFDLRPTPATTIDAHYSVYDIVQRGYPGWFSYGPSSKTNVAAADFILPLAPDPTRVGFGQAYAGVNLTTQSTSVRVLHDFSPNWHATAGGTAQRLDRFIDTPVNTIMDNAGDYSSSLSSGFAPRFGVESDLGYITGVIKKWGIKQDVALASEGYRFNQYSYTANSAASLFLGLANVNNPVVFAAPTVGLPHNRGLYQSAVVHQQGFNLGDLITFPAHILVRVAASQDFIGVDNNSATARTSGSNKQGISPSASVLYKPTTWSTAYATYASSLQQGDLAPVSATLVNSGAALAPYRSKEWELGFKTDLHPLAITTALFRLERPFADTLSYNGSTTQNIFAIAGQQVNFGAEISAQGTLFRRLLIDGGFTALNARLNDTNVASTEGKRFVGIPSYKSNFLSEYRVPGIANLNITGDWQFVGKRPQDDQNLHTTTGYNTFDFGFRYSRPVFARVATLRFTCDNITNTRYYSTISAGDITGANASANLAHLGSPRTISSSLQFAF, from the coding sequence TTGGCCCAGAGCTCCCAGGTGGCTGGAACCGTGAAGGACCCGGAGCGGTCGCTGGTGGGCAGCGCCGTCGTCACGCTGGAGGAGATGCAGAGCGGCAGACTGCAGAAGACGGTGACGGATGCTTCCGGGCAGTACAGCTTTTCAGCTGTGACCGCAGGCAAATACCGTCTGGTGATTAAGAAAGACGGCTTCGCGCCGATTGTGATTGCGCCCCTGACAGTGGCTGAGGGGCAGAGCGTCAACCAGGATGGAACGTTTGACGTGGCCGGCGTTTCCTCGCAGGTGACGGTAAATGGGAATGCCACCGGCAGCTCTGAAGATGGCTACGCGGTCAGCAAGGTGAATCGCGGTGTCATGGGCGATGCGCCGGTCGTCAACCAGCCTTATACGATAACGGTGATTCCCGCAGACGAGATTGCCAATACCCAGGTGAAGAACCTGCGCGACACGATCAAGTACCTGCCGCTGGTCTCGTTTACCGAGCAGCAGGGGCCTGAGATTCTGCGGCCGGCCACGCGCGGCGTTCAGGGTTCGATCGCGCAGAACACGCGCATGGACGGTATGTCCATTGCCATTACAGGCGGCAACCCCATGGAGCAGTACCAGGAGATGCAGGTCGAAAGCGGACTGGGCGCGGCGATGTACGGCCCGGCGAACCCTTCCGGTATGTTCGACTTCGTTCTGAAGCGGCCGACCGAAGAGCGCACCGCAAACATCTTTCTGGAGCAGGACTCCAGCTCCATCGGCACTGTGTATGGTGACTTTGGTGGGCGTCTGGGGCCGCACAAGATCTTTGGTTATCGCTCCAATTTACTCTTCGGTGACGGCACGCAGTTCGTCGCGGAGAGCCGTCTGCGCCGCCGCCTCGCGGAGTTTGCGTTCGATCTGCGGCCCACGCCGGCCACGACGATCGACGCGCACTACAGTGTCTATGACATCGTCCAGCGTGGCTATCCGGGCTGGTTCAGCTATGGTCCTTCGTCCAAGACGAACGTTGCTGCGGCGGACTTCATTCTGCCCTTAGCACCGGACCCCACGCGCGTCGGCTTCGGGCAGGCTTATGCCGGCGTCAACCTGACGACGCAGTCCACCAGCGTTCGAGTGCTGCATGACTTTTCGCCCAACTGGCACGCCACGGCGGGTGGAACGGCGCAGAGGCTGGACCGCTTCATCGATACGCCTGTGAACACTATTATGGATAACGCCGGGGACTACAGCAGTTCGCTCAGCAGCGGCTTTGCTCCGCGCTTTGGGGTTGAGAGCGATCTCGGTTACATCACTGGCGTCATCAAGAAGTGGGGCATCAAGCAGGATGTGGCACTGGCCAGCGAGGGATATCGCTTCAACCAGTACAGCTATACCGCCAACTCGGCTGCAAGTCTGTTTCTGGGTCTTGCAAACGTCAACAACCCGGTGGTCTTTGCTGCGCCGACGGTTGGCTTGCCCCACAACAGAGGGCTCTATCAATCGGCCGTGGTTCATCAGCAGGGCTTTAATCTTGGTGATCTGATTACCTTCCCCGCGCACATTCTGGTGCGGGTTGCGGCCAGCCAGGACTTTATCGGGGTCGATAACAACTCGGCCACGGCGAGGACCAGCGGCTCGAATAAGCAGGGCATCAGCCCTTCGGCCAGCGTGCTGTACAAGCCGACGACGTGGTCGACCGCTTATGCAACCTACGCGAGCAGCCTGCAGCAGGGTGATCTTGCGCCGGTCAGTGCAACGCTCGTCAACTCCGGCGCTGCGCTTGCGCCTTATCGCAGCAAGGAATGGGAGCTCGGCTTCAAGACTGACCTGCATCCGCTGGCGATCACGACCGCACTCTTCCGGCTGGAACGTCCTTTCGCCGACACCCTTTCCTACAACGGCAGCACGACGCAGAATATCTTCGCCATTGCAGGGCAGCAGGTGAACTTTGGCGCTGAGATCTCCGCGCAGGGCACGCTGTTTCGCCGCCTGTTGATCGACGGCGGATTTACCGCGCTGAATGCCCGGCTGAACGATACGAATGTGGCGTCGACGGAAGGGAAGCGCTTTGTCGGTATCCCCTCGTACAAGTCGAACTTCCTGAGCGAGTATCGCGTGCCGGGCATTGCCAATCTCAACATCACGGGTGATTGGCAGTTCGTCGGCAAGCGTCCGCAGGATGATCAGAACCTGCACACGACGACCGGCTACAACACGTTTGATTTTGGGTTCCGTTACTCGCGTCCGGTCTTTGCGCGGGTGGCGACGTTGCGGTTCACCTGCGACAACATCACGAACACGCGGTACTACTCGACTATCTCCGCTGGCGATATCACTGGGGCCAATGCCAGTGCGAACCTGGCGCATCTAGGATCGCCGCGCACTATTTCAAGCTCACTCCAGTTCGCTTTCTAA
- a CDS encoding substrate-binding domain-containing protein yields the protein MEWWQVLQQPALRLVRSNPAADPSGRAILFTLMLAAKKYQQPDLLERIAGPLMNPQQILTGGDTQQRLAAGELDASASYGVGPEWSHLPYLSLPADINLSGDNLHALHPDLKLNLNNRTFNPESLIFYAAALNNAANPKGAAAFVDWLGSDEAQKLLATHRFNPPGAVPALRG from the coding sequence ATGGAATGGTGGCAGGTCCTGCAGCAGCCCGCTCTTCGCCTGGTCCGCTCGAACCCCGCAGCCGACCCTTCCGGCCGTGCCATCCTGTTCACCCTGATGCTCGCAGCAAAGAAGTATCAGCAACCCGACCTGCTTGAACGCATCGCCGGCCCCCTGATGAATCCGCAGCAGATCCTCACCGGCGGTGACACCCAGCAGCGGCTCGCAGCCGGCGAACTCGACGCGAGCGCCTCCTACGGCGTAGGTCCAGAGTGGTCACACCTGCCTTATCTCTCGCTGCCTGCCGACATCAACCTCAGCGGCGATAACCTGCACGCCTTGCACCCGGATCTAAAGCTCAACCTCAACAACAGGACCTTCAATCCGGAGTCGCTGATCTTCTACGCAGCAGCCTTGAACAACGCAGCGAACCCTAAAGGTGCGGCGGCCTTCGTCGATTGGCTTGGCAGTGACGAGGCGCAGAAGCTCCTGGCGACTCATCGCTTCAACCCGCCCGGAGCAGTTCCTGCATTGCGTGGCTAA
- a CDS encoding substrate-binding domain-containing protein, translated as MIGTRRTLLKDTAFAAAASMLPLDLLAQDIPFLDVACAGSVRPMLEGPMRAAVAASSKLNLRVHAQGADAVAKSIIDGSLPADVFIPITAGPMLTVMSAGKTQVAKPFARTELVAFRPYRVGDCLQPEEPVHRAV; from the coding sequence ATGATTGGCACCCGCCGCACCCTGCTCAAAGACACAGCCTTTGCAGCGGCAGCCTCCATGCTGCCGCTCGACCTATTGGCTCAGGATATTCCCTTTCTGGATGTGGCCTGTGCGGGCTCCGTTCGTCCCATGCTGGAAGGTCCCATGCGTGCTGCCGTGGCTGCGTCGTCGAAGCTGAACCTGCGGGTTCACGCACAGGGAGCCGATGCGGTGGCGAAGTCCATCATCGATGGCAGCCTGCCGGCGGACGTCTTCATCCCTATTACTGCAGGCCCGATGCTGACCGTGATGAGCGCCGGCAAAACCCAGGTGGCGAAGCCTTTCGCCCGTACAGAGTTGGTGGCCTTTCGCCCGTACAGAGTTGGTGATTGTCTACAGCCCGAAGAGCCGGTTCATAGAGCAGTTTGA
- a CDS encoding Fur family transcriptional regulator — MQTFQTEETRPFRELCADHGLTVTHQRQVLYEVMQTMPGHPSPEEVYARVKRRIPAISLATVYKNIHLFVERGVLKEVSMHHGSLRVELNSHLHHHMVCSHCKAITDLDEKDLGELPALQSLPGGFQAERYAIDVIGICAACQKAKRS; from the coding sequence ATGCAGACTTTTCAAACTGAAGAGACCCGTCCCTTTCGTGAACTGTGTGCGGACCACGGGCTTACCGTGACCCACCAGCGTCAGGTCCTCTATGAGGTGATGCAGACCATGCCGGGGCACCCGAGCCCGGAAGAGGTCTACGCACGCGTCAAGAGGCGTATCCCTGCGATCTCTCTTGCTACGGTCTATAAGAATATTCATCTCTTCGTTGAGAGAGGCGTTCTCAAGGAAGTCAGCATGCATCACGGCTCTCTTCGAGTCGAGCTGAACAGCCACCTTCACCACCACATGGTTTGCTCCCACTGCAAAGCCATCACGGATCTCGACGAGAAGGATCTTGGCGAACTACCTGCATTGCAGAGCTTGCCCGGAGGCTTCCAGGCAGAACGCTATGCCATCGACGTCATCGGAATCTGTGCCGCGTGCCAGAAAGCGAAACGCAGCTGA